Genomic window (Culex pipiens pallens isolate TS chromosome 3, TS_CPP_V2, whole genome shotgun sequence):
GACTCAATCTTGTTGGctcaaactaaatttaaaaaaaatggtaaaaagcaaaaagaacaataacataaaaattaaaaacaaaattctaagccttttttaattttgctaaaGGCTGGTTATTAATcgcaatgttgaaaaaaattagaatcaacaaagtttgatctgaTTAAACTTTTGATTTAATAAATGTAGTGATCACCATACTGCGATCCACGAGAGAGATTGGTgtcctttttatttatttttaattttataatttctaaaGATGATAACTGAACTAAGCTCAATAGCTGAAGATTTTGTCTGACATCTCACTAAGAGGAACAACTTGTACTTGGTTAagcaatccaaaaaaaatcggccatccaaaaaaaatcaaatatgttttaatttttgagaattttaccgATTGTTAAAATGAACTACATAATCTTGaaaattgagcattttttttattattcgaaagataatattatataaaacaaaactttttttaattagagctgggacttcggatatccggataatttacatttttttctatataaaatCAGATATCATCTTTTTaatcaaaccaaatcaaaagagATGTACGAAAATCGTATCAGaactgaaaattatttggataaaaatatttgaggaaCCCAAAAtagatttaagaataaaaatgtaaCGGATCGGATAGTTTTTCGGATAATAGTATTCGACCATAAATCATGTGATACAAAattaaaggtcttttgaatacctgtaaaatgattttttgtcgtCTAAATATCGCCCCACAGTCGTGAGACAAAGCTGACATGTATGAGTTAGTTTATTTTCTAATAGAATTATCAATGGTAcaaattatccggatatccgaagtcccagctctaATTTTAATAAGACCTTCTGAAGCGATcttgaaagttttattttcattttagacATAATGGAGTgtatttattattcaaaaatagttattaAAAATAACCTCACTCTGATTCCAGCCATAAAATGGTTAACTATTAGtaattgttgaaatttattttagaaaaaatatgttatatctggcttcggataatcgagtctggactgtaaatcaTAAAATACTATGGCTAataaagtttttggaaaaagcatTACTGACcaacccagtacatgtttttttttttcaaatataaatgtTAAGACAAACCTaaccagttgaaaaatatttgtattcgaAATCTTAACAATGCCATCGCTGTTTAgcggtattaactttttaacaattttttattttcgttaggttcggatttttaagcttttacaTGATTTGCTTTCATTTGCGCAAAAATGACTCGCGATATCAATTTTTCCATGGGGAGCTGGTTAAGCTAATTTGTAAAAAAGAATATAAAATATATCAACAACACGTTtcacattttgctgcaaaattaACCTTCAGAATTAATCATTTCTGGCAACCTACCAAATTAAATGAAAGAtggaatataaatttaaaataaaatatattagagtaaaaaaaagtttgttttacccaaatatttattttatatatcgAATGTTTATTTCTTGATATTTAAACCCCAAATCTATTTCGCAAATTTCAATTTCTCTcagtaaaacataatttataatttttttaaatagttcttACAAAATGAACAATAAAGAAATGCGTTTGCTTACTTGTTTGATAAAAGTGATGTTGATTCTTATACTTAATTGGTATTTAAAAACactgaattgttttgaaatttcgcgaaaaaatgtatggcgcggatttcgcggatTTGAAAAAGCTCGGCGCGGTTTTCGCGGATTTGATTTTGGGAAAGTTGTAACCACCCTGTattgagataatcgagtctggactgtatttaaatGATAagtatgaggaaggcaccaacaccCCAAAGGTggatttagtgtttttttttaagtttcataaaattataattgtCAGAAATCGACCGTTTGTTAAAGAAAACTACAATCTATCGGAGgataactgtaaaaaaatggtaatgcTATCCTTATCATTATATAATACTTTCTGTGTTATTTTAAGTGGagcttgaaaataatgtttttttttcttctacttGTTAACGAGTGTTCGTAATTTAGGTTATTAGGACATGCTTTTAACATATCTCAATTCAATGAGGATAACacttaaaattagtaaaaactAGACTCCAATCTGGCCAAACTCCAAAATCCAAACCAAGTCTCTCCTATTTGGAGATTTTCCACCGCActccttttttcaaaagagagattttttgctgctgctcatTCGTTGGTGTGTGGACCACCGAAACGAGATCACAGCAGaatcagccagccagccagcatcCGCCCTGCTGACGGCATCGCTGCGGTGCGGCCCAGCTCGGAGTGAAGGAGAAGCGAGAGCTAACGAAAAATTCTTTTCATTTGCGCAAAATTCAGGCAACgggcgaaaaaaaaagcaaaagaaaGAAAGCATCTCAGCTGTGTCAGCTGGCGGGGGCCACAAAAGAAGGAAAAGCTCTTCTTCTTGTCTTGTCGGCAGGGGAGGGCTTGCGAAAAACGAACAGGACATCTTGGTCGTTTTCTGCCACTCTGGTTTGCTCAGCTGAAGGGTTTGCAACTGCATCAGCTGATCGCTGCGGTAATTGGCCCCACCGCGCCAGGTAAATTGGGGACATCCGGGGAGGAAATGCGCCACAGTCATAAACAAAACTGAAATGAATATTTATTAGCAAAAACAAACGCACTAAATCAATTATCATCGCCCGGACTAACCAAATTATTCGTTTCTCTTTCTCAATTTCAGAGTGAGCAAACCAGTTTCGAATCGAGAAGAAAAAACGGATCTCATCGTGCTGATGACCGTCCCGAGCCAGTGTTGATTCGGTGCCGTTTCCGCTTCGCGTTTCGGTTCGCGCCGAGAAATGGCCGATAATGGTTCCGTCGTCGTGGCCATCAAGGatgaacagcagcagcagcagcaggcgcCGGTCAGTCCGGCAGCAACGGTCATAACCCACCACGACTCGACGATCGCAACGCCGATCACCAGCTCGGGCGTGATTTCCGCGACGGCGTCCGCCTCGTCAACGCCCACACCGTCGATCCAGGGCGGAGGCGATGGTCAACCCGGGTCGGAGGTTCACGAGGACGACGGGGGTTTCGGTGGGTGGTACGGCTTCGAGAACGGCACCAAGAACGCCGGTCAGATCCAGCTGGAGACGCCCGCGGTTGAGGAGAAAAGCTCCGGGTTGAACGTGGCGGCCAAACCAAAGCGGCTGAGTGACGAGTTTTACTCGGCGGACGATGACTACGAGGAAGAAGAGGACGAGGACGATGAAATGATGGGTGGGGGTGTGGGTGCGAGTGTGAGTGGTGACGGTGGTGGTAGTGCGAGTGGGAGTAGCAGTGGCGCGGGGGGACTTGGGAAGACTGCAGCGGCGGATTGCGAGACCCACGCCGAGTTGAATGAGATTAAGAACTTGAGCATCACCAACGGAAGTGGCGGCGTTGAGATGAGAGATGACGAGGATCGGTTCGCGGAACGGAACGACAATTCGATTTCGGATCCGATCTACATCGGTGAGGAGACTTCGTCGTGCAGCAGGGGTGAAGGATCGTCCGGCGCAGCAGCTTCGGCGGCAGTGGCCGATATGGAACACGACCAAGTGCTGCTGGAAGATGTCGTCGACGAAGTGGCGGAGgaagacgacgatgacgacgaggacgagCTACAGGATGTGCAATCACGGGATGCAATCGAACGTCGGGATTTTGAGCAGGAGCAAAAACTGACTGGCggaataattattaaaaatagcGCGTTTATACCCGATACAGATAGACTGAATATAGAATTACTAAGTAGGATTAAAAGGATGCGCAACGACGTGCTGGCCGCGAAGAAGCCCGCCAAGAGCCAGCCGCTCGCGTCGACGCCCACTAGCAGTAGACACCCGTACAAGAGCGGTTATCCAGCTAATTCTAGTAGCACCACTAGCAGTagggaacaacaacaaaacagtaACAGTAgtacaacatcaacaacaacaaagtcaGCGGTCAAAGTGAACCTGTCAGCTAGTCTGGAAGATGCCACGGTCGCCGCCGTTGACGGCCCATCCTGCTCCTCCTCATCTTCCTCATCGTCGGCGTCCGGCAGTGGCAAATCTGCCCGGCGTCAGCAGCAAATCGAAGCATTTCTAAACGGAAACTCCAACGACAGTCTCTCCTCTGATCGGTCAATCTTCATCCCCAACCTGCAAGCGCTGAAGGCATCCGTCAAGGATGTCGCGACTGcccccaacagcagcagcagcacgacAGCGGTCAACGAGCCTTCGTCCTCATCCTCCTCCCCCTCACCTTCCTCATCTGCGAGTTCCGCAGGACCTTCGTCCACGGCCGGAACCGCAACGAAACCCCCCTCCGACTGCAGCCTTTCTTCGTGTGCAACCTCCGTCATCAAGCAGACCGGCGAGTGCAGTAAAAACATCAACCACCACGCGATCCCTTCAACCAGCACCAGCAATTCATCCCTCTTCTCGTTCAGCTGCCCATTCGGTAGCGCCGATCGCGAAACCGGCGAAGGCTGCAGCTCCTCCAACCTCGGCCGATTCCCCTCCTCATCCTCAAACTTCACCGACACGATCGCCGACGAAGTCGTCGAACCTGCCGCGAACTCCACCCACCGCAACAACGCCTCCTCCAACGCCAACCCCGAACACGTCGAAGACCCCCTGCTCGAACCGTCCCAACTGTCGATGCCTCCGGAACTAGTCGCCGCATCCGTCGACCACGAGTGCGACGAAGACAACTGGGCCGACTGCGAGGAGGGCTCCGACGAGGAGGTCTGCACCTGCCGGGACTACACCGACGACGAAGGTGACGATCTGCGCGGGGACCACCCAAGCAGCGAAGACGAACTGCCCTCCCGGGACGTGGACCTGTCCAGCTACACCCACATGGACGCGGCCGAGGACATCCTGGCGCACGATCCGTCGGGATCCACCACCGGCAACGCCACGGCCAACGCCAAACATCAGGACGCACAAACTCCAAGACTGCACCGGAAGCGCAAGCTCACCGAGAACCGAATCAACCTGTTTGGTAGCGGTGGCGGCGGCGCCGGAAGCTCGAGCCGCTGCTCGACCGGATCGATGGCCGATGGAGGCGGCGGCgtgtgtggtggtggtggcgccaACGGCGGCGGAAACAGCCTGGGCACACTCAGCGACAGCCCCAGCACGGAATCGCTCAACTTTAGTAGTCGTAAACGGTTAGCTTTAGATAGTACCAGCTCGCCGCGAGCGTCCTTACTCAGTCCGTCTAATGTGAGTGCGACTTTGGAAAAACGCTGAGCTCAATTCTAAGTGTTTCGATCTTTGCAGCTTACGTCAACGCCAACATCCTCATCGCTGGGAGAGCGGAAAACTCCCAGAAGCATAATCCCAACCAAAGATAATCCTCCTCCGGAACTGAACGATTGGCTGATGCAATTCCAGGTAAGTTCGATTGGTGGTCAACCCTTTAACGCCCATCCGCGTACTGAAGTTTGCGGATTTgagattgtattttttttaacaacgtGCATGGAATAGCCATTTTATCgcattttactttttaaacaCATAAAACACCTTGCAAACGATCGTTAGATTGGGATCGTTTTCAGTATATCGACGAGCTAAATATTTTGAGTTAACTGTTTACAAACGTATCAATTATGTTTTATTCaatataataatattaaaaaaaaatccgagttGCCTTATAATTCTGAACCCCAAACCGCagaatcttaaaaataaaaaaaaggattttgttttttgcatgTAATTAGGTAAAGAATTAAGAAAtggaaatcaaaaatacaaaaaaaaacaaaaaaaagaaattttaaatatatatgaAGAATAatccaataatttaaaattgagaaattaagaaaaaaaaatcaaattttgaaatttatgaatacACCtagccaaaattaaaaattgtaaatttaatgatcaaaaaatcaaaacataaaaatatcgataattgaaaattttaaaacactggaatactaaaattctataattctgtAACTCTaatactttaaaattcttaaattcataatttcaaaaatctattttttttcataaaattatttttattaggtcttttTTGGTActggaaaaaaacttaaacaattaaaaaaatcaaatatttaaattttaaacaaaaaaaatatttaaaaaaattaaatattttataatgcAACAAatgataaattcaaataaattaagattccgaaaatataaaaaaaatcaaaaaaggtaaaactctaaaattttatattcagTTCAAAACAGTTAGGACTCTATTGTCCGAAGCCCtcgtcaaatttttcaaatcaagaagttttattttttctcaaaatttcggCATTgaagaatttagaaaattaaaaatttcagattttaaaaattaaagaatttaataatttgagaaCTTAGGAATTAAGAAACTCTTTATGAATATAGAAATTTATcggatttaggaatttaagtatttttaaattaaaaaatttaacaatttaggtaccaaggaattcaagaatttgagTATTGAaggttattaaattttaaaataacagtttttcggattttttgtaatttcctttatttttaaaatttttaattattcaattttgaaatattttaagaatttaagaattcagaaatttaagaacCGTAATCAGAGGGGAAATTggttcatacaaatttcagcatttttgtatgacccaatgtcacccctgatgacggaatTTAAATATCTAAGATTTCAAGAATTCGGTAATGTaatattttaggaatttaaaaattttgagatttgagaatttgagaattaggaatttaggaatttatgaagtttataataaaaaaaaattaagaataaaaaaaaacttcgagcatttataatttatttatttatagttgaaattttttaatgttttaaatttaagaataaaaaaataataatttaaaaaattggaatttagtaatttaggaatttaagaataaaggaATTCAAGGTTTTTCGAATGTagaaatttaaggatttttgaatccagaaaattacaaaaaaatgaattaaggaattcaataatttgagagcttatgcaaatttaaaaaattaaggatttcgaattttttattcaggattttttaaatttcagtgttttaaatttaagaaattcagtttttaggattggttttgtaattttttttcaattcttaaattttttaaatcctaaattttaaaattcaaaaaacattcgtaatctagaaaaaaatgtttttgaacctGGTTGTTTTTATAGTTtccgaattttaaaattgtttttatactGAGATTCGCACTTTTGTTTGCATATaccaatgaaaataaaaacagagtATTTGGTACGGCATGTCCACGCTTCCTCCCTCTCTTGTAGAGTCTGTtatccctctacaacctaaccccgcatttagacgggcttcgatctaaaaaatcgccaaaaaaccattttcgaccaatttttgatctttaaaaagcattgggaagaagaactcttaaattaagaaaattttagggttggatgtttgacttgttttgtgtaactttggcaatgtttttaaaaatatcatttttttaaggggtcAATTTGGGCTGTgtttttaactaacatttcctatattttaagaaaaaagaagtaggcagtaatttttgtagtgtctcagattatgcctctatgcatttttttacaatttaaatgatactggtgccattctatagcagaaaatgtgaaaaacaagcaaaaaattgaaaaagtgactgtaaaaacgtgaaaaaattagataggcaaaatgtaattatgttaggtggtagaataggccaaatacttccaaaaacaaacataaactaaacaagataaatgcaaattaaaatactaaaaataaaacaagaaaaacataaaacaagagaagtaaagtttttcgtagaacaaaagttgctcaaaatgacctcctgaacacgggaaaaacaaaaatattcgatTTGCTATGGAAAGCTTACCGCCAATTtccgcgattttttttaaatatttttttacgaggaGTGACAAAGGCCATTAAAATTATGTGGGTGTTGAGGGTTCATTCtgctatttggaaaaaaaatatattcttactTGAACTTCTCTCCAACAGCGCTGGACCCCCGTCGAACGGCTGGTGGCGGTCGACCTTCTGATCGAGCACTGCGAACCCACCCAGGTGCGGCACATGATGAAGGTGATCGAGCCGCAGTTCCAGCGGGACTTTATCTCGTTACTGCCGAAGGAGCTTGCCCTGCAAGTACTGTCCTTCCTCGAGCCCAAGGACCTGCTCCGAGCTGCCCAAACGTGCCGCAGCTGGCGCTTCCTCGCCGACGACAACCTCCTCTGGAAGGAAAAGTGCAAGGTCGCGAACATACTGATGGAGGCGCTGGGCGTGGACCGACCGAAGCGGGGTCGCGCCGGCAACATGCCCCCCATTTCGTCCCCGTGGAAGGCGGCCTACATGCGGCAGCACATCATCGAGATGAACTGGCGCTCGCGGCCGATCCGCACCGCCAAGGTGCTCAAGGGCCACGACGACCACGTCATCACGTGCCTTCAGTTCTGCGGCAACCGGATCGTGTCCGGGTCCGACGACAACACGCTCAAAGTGTGGTCCGCCATCACCGGAAAGGTTTGTGGTTTTGaagttttcatggaaattttggttttaacaactttttttttttttttgcagtgccTTCGAACGCTGGTTGGCCACACGGGCGGCGTCTGGTCGTCGCAAATGTCCGGCAACGTGATCATCTCGGGCAGTACCGATCGTACGCTCAAGGTGTGGAACGCCGACACCGGCCAGCTGCTGCACACGCTGTACGGGCACACCTCGACGGTGCGCTGTATGCATTTACACGGCAACAAGTAAGTTACTGTTACTGGGGATGTGAACCCTTCCACGAAATCTAACGTAAACTTGTTTATTTTGCAGAGTCGTCAGCGGTTCCCGGGACGCGACGCTGCGCGTCTGGGACGTCAACGAGGGCACCTGTCTGCACGTGCTCGTCGGCCACCTGGCGGCGGTGCGCTGCGTCCAGTACGACGGCCGGCTGGTGGTGTCCGGCGCGTACGACTACATGGTCAAGGTGTGGAACCCCGAGCGGCAGGAGTGTCTGCACACGCTGCAGGGCCACACCAACCGGGTCTACTCGCTGCAGGTGAGTTGTTCGCTACGATTGCTGGTGATGGGTTCTAACAAATCATCttgtaacatttttgttttcagttTGACGGAATCCACGTCGTGTCGGGTTCGCTGGACACGTCGATTCGCGTGTGGGACGCGGAGACGGGCAGCTGCAAGCACGCCCTCATGGGTCACCAAAGTCTGACCTCGGGCATGGAGCTGCGCCAGAACATTCTGGTGTCCGGCAATGCGGACTCCACCGTCAAGGTGTGGGACATCATCACCGGCCAGTGCCTGCAGACGCTTTCGGGTGAGTGTCGAGAGTTCCCAAAGCTGTGGGAAGGACGGACATTtacaaccttttttttctttcttgcaGGTCCCAACAAGCACCAGTCGGCGGTCACGTGTCTGCAGTTCAACTCACGCTTCGTAATCACCAGCTCGGACGACGGCACCGTCAAGCTGTGGGACGTCAAGACTGGCGAGTTCATCCGCAATCTGGTCGCGCTGGAATCGGGTGGCTCCGGCGGTGTCGTGTGGCGAATTCGGTAAGCAAATCGGCAATTTTAATACTAATAGGGTGGGAACAATTTGGGATTCTGTCCTTTTTTTTCAACGAGTTATCATGCGGAAATCTTGAGCATAttcgcttgaaaaaaaaaattactatagAATATTTAAAGTTgatatattttcaaacaatattcAAACTAATAGCACTCAACTAGTTATGAGCACTGtacttgaattttaatgttcatttCATtatcactggaacgcccaacgcatgtccaacttacacggacgcccaagcctcccaaaaaaggtggaacggtaacttcaactcgctggttctcgggcattactcaaccaatcgggacgtttcttgtttccagtgatttgtaagaatgtctagatgatcctaaaattttgcagaacttgatttgaacaaatctgtaatttctgcgaccgaaaacatcgttccacccttttttaaaacgactgcctccgcggaatttttggcgatttttttttacacgcgcaaaaaatagttggaacaatgttttcggtcgcagaaattacagatttgatcaaattaagttctgcaaagttctagaatcatctagacatcctaacaaatcactgaaaagaagaatcatcttgattggttgagttatgcccgagaaccattgagttgaagttaccgttccaacttttttggagccttgggcgttggaatgttatcTTAAgcatattaaaaatgaaaaaggaTATTGAAGACATTACATTCCTAAGACATCTTGGTTGATTATGATGGTATGCTGCATTTGACACAAATTTTctcaataattttcatgaactgaaatttttgattcagttttggaaaaaaatatttaaaaaaacagtaaacagtaaagtacggagatcggaaggaacgcggtcaagaaaagTTGCACATTCCTTTCGTGACCCCCCAAAAAAAGAGAAGTTGACAGCTCGTTTTGAGGACGGGAGaaaaaagatattaaaataggtaggtattcaaaaattcaaagtgcttAGGTATTAaaggctgccgatcccgatgatgctatgagacgcgggttcgattcccgccttatccactgagcttctatcggatggtgaagtaaaacgtcggtcccggtttctcctgtctcgtcagaggcgctggagcagaaatcccacgttagaggaaggccatgccccggggggcgtagtgccaatagtttcgtttcgttttttagGTATTAAAGATAATGTAACatatattccaaaaaaaaatgggtcaacaaattaacaattcaaaaacttaagaacacaaaaaaaaaacaaaaataggaaaaaatctataaatattttttttaacactaaaactttgattttgaaattgctgaattcaaaactatttttttccatttttcttcAGTTCTCAGAAACCTTTGAATtcctttcatatttttttaatttatggtcTCTAAATCCTTAATGTTTTAgaattcaaagtaaaaaaaaatcatattttttctatttacaAATTCTTTAGTTTtctaattcttgaatttcttaattaatacattttcaattctttaaatattaaattattaaattcttaaaatacctATTCCTAAATTCATCAATTCTTagataattaatttatttaaaaaaaaatcaaattctttttttttatccttAAATTCTGTTAATtgtcaaattcttcaaattttaagaatttaaagaatttaagaatttccctgggctttgtcataatgagtgtcataggtttgatgcttgtttggcaaagagtatgatttgattcgatgtggaattaaaatcgaagtgttcattgctgaagcttccatttttacacatggacaccacttcatgctgcgagaacccactttggcgcagtctcagggcttaatcgatggccggtaaactgtcatcgagacaaggaggttctccgatagtggaaatatcacatttgtacaatgaaccgctacatatgtgatttttccctatcttaatgtgggtgtcaggttaggatgcgggtttttaaaaaaatagtttttgtagtatttaggattttaactataaatatcaacttttaatactttgcctttagttatttagggacaaaattagtaacagtaaatttagaaattctatcagaatcggtgatttttattcaagtagcataaaaaccattctgatttgtcaaaatttccgtagagtctcgatcaatcaatagtgaaatgatatcggactaagttcgttgatctgttgaactaacggttgtcggattatgattgtatcgactatgttgcgaatcgaggatctactggaattctgacgatcaaatggtcgtctctatttcaattcacgacttgtaaaatatgaactgttattcattttttctttgttttttttttaagaaaccagacaggttttacaagaaacgtttttttggctattaattaaaatgtcggggatttgagataagagtagctttcggatagcttGCTTTAAATCtagtattcaattcaagttaggtagttatccgcaaatgaaaatttggacttatatgaaaaattgaacattttggacttatgaataacacacaactgtgcatttattgtagagtcagatccatacagcgtcagtgtttatttggtcgaagtgtactaattcattggcagatctgattctagttgtaatgtacgacaagactactgacggacgtgacaggaagaacctgtgcggctggatcaccctcccaaaaaaaaaaaagaatttaagaatttaagaatttaagaatttaagaatttaagaatttaagaatttaagaatttaagaatttaagaatttaagaatttaagaatttaagaatttaagaatttaagaatttaagaatttaggaatttaagaatttaagaatttaagaatttaagaatttaagaatttaagaatttaagaatttaagaatttaagaatttaagaatttaagaatttaagaatttaagaatttaagaatttaagaatttaagaatttaagaatttaagaatttaagaatttaagaatttaagaatttaagaatttaagaatttaagaatttaagaatttaagaatttaagaatttaagaatttaagaatttaagaatttaagaatttaagaatttaagaatttaagaatttaagaatttaagaatttaggaatttaagaatttaagaatttaagaatttaagaatttaggaatttaagaatttaagaatttaagaatttaagaatttaagaatttaggaattcaagaatttaagaatttaagaatttaagaatttaagaatttaagaatttaagaatttaagaatttaagaatttaagaatttaagaatttaagaatttaagaatttaagaatttaagaatttaagaatttaagaatttaggaatttaagaatttaagaatttaagaatttaagaatttaagaatttaagaatttaagaatttaagaatttaagaatttaagaatttaagaatttaagaatttaagaatttaagaatttaagaatttaagaatttaagaatttaagaatttaagaatttaggaatttaagaatttaagaatttaagaatttaagaatttaagaatttaagaatttaggaattcaagaatttaagaatttaagaatttaagaatttaagaatttaagaattttagagcgagtttttcaccaatgtgtaacaggtcgtatcgaggtgctccgatttggatgaaactttcagcgtttgtttgtctatacatgagatgaactcatgccaaatatgagccctctacgacaaagggaagtggggtaaaacgggcactGAAGTtttaggtccaaaaaacctaaaaaatcttaaaattgctcgcatttccgtaaaactccatcaattccaactctcttagatgcattcggaaggtcttttgaagcacttcaaaatgtgccatagacatccaggattggttcgactttttctcttagcttttgcaaatttctgtcaaa
Coding sequences:
- the LOC120418680 gene encoding F-box/WD repeat-containing protein 7, translating into MADNGSVVVAIKDEQQQQQQAPVSPAATVITHHDSTIATPITSSGVISATASASSTPTPSIQGGGDGQPGSEVHEDDGGFGGWYGFENGTKNAGQIQLETPAVEEKSSGLNVAAKPKRLSDEFYSADDDYEEEEDEDDEMMGGGVGASVSGDGGGSASGSSSGAGGLGKTAAADCETHAELNEIKNLSITNGSGGVEMRDDEDRFAERNDNSISDPIYIGEETSSCSRGEGSSGAAASAAVADMEHDQVLLEDVVDEVAEEDDDDDEDELQDVQSRDAIERRDFEQEQKLTGGIIIKNSAFIPDTDRLNIELLSRIKRMRNDVLAAKKPAKSQPLASTPTSSRHPYKSGYPANSSSTTSSREQQQNSNSSTTSTTTKSAVKVNLSASLEDATVAAVDGPSCSSSSSSSSASGSGKSARRQQQIEAFLNGNSNDSLSSDRSIFIPNLQALKASVKDVATAPNSSSSTTAVNEPSSSSSSPSPSSSASSAGPSSTAGTATKPPSDCSLSSCATSVIKQTGECSKNINHHAIPSTSTSNSSLFSFSCPFGSADRETGEGCSSSNLGRFPSSSSNFTDTIADEVVEPAANSTHRNNASSNANPEHVEDPLLEPSQLSMPPELVAASVDHECDEDNWADCEEGSDEEVCTCRDYTDDEGDDLRGDHPSSEDELPSRDVDLSSYTHMDAAEDILAHDPSGSTTGNATANAKHQDAQTPRLHRKRKLTENRINLFGSGGGGAGSSSRCSTGSMADGGGGVCGGGGANGGGNSLGTLSDSPSTESLNFSSRKRLALDSTSSPRASLLSPSNLTSTPTSSSLGERKTPRSIIPTKDNPPPELNDWLMQFQRWTPVERLVAVDLLIEHCEPTQVRHMMKVIEPQFQRDFISLLPKELALQVLSFLEPKDLLRAAQTCRSWRFLADDNLLWKEKCKVANILMEALGVDRPKRGRAGNMPPISSPWKAAYMRQHIIEMNWRSRPIRTAKVLKGHDDHVITCLQFCGNRIVSGSDDNTLKVWSAITGKCLRTLVGHTGGVWSSQMSGNVIISGSTDRTLKVWNADTGQLLHTLYGHTSTVRCMHLHGNKVVSGSRDATLRVWDVNEGTCLHVLVGHLAAVRCVQYDGRLVVSGAYDYMVKVWNPERQECLHTLQGHTNRVYSLQFDGIHVVSGSLDTSIRVWDAETGSCKHALMGHQSLTSGMELRQNILVSGNADSTVKVWDIITGQCLQTLSGPNKHQSAVTCLQFNSRFVITSSDDGTVKLWDVKTGEFIRNLVALESGGSGGVVWRIRANDTKLICAVGSRNGTEETKLMVLDFDVEGACLKCS